A segment of the Dethiosulfovibrio russensis genome:
ATAGAGGAACTGGTTCCCCATCTGGAGGAACACGGTCATTCCAGGATACCGATCTACGAGGATAGTTTGGACGATATCATAGGGATCCTCTACGTGAAAGACCTGATCGGCTTGCTATATTCAGGGAAAACCGGAGTGAAGTTAGCCAGCCTTAAGAGAGACGCTCTCTTTGTTCCGGAGACAATGAAGGTCCCCGATCTCTTCAACATAATGAAAAGTCGAAGGATACATATGGCGGTGGTGGTCGACGAATACGGTGGTACCGCCGGGATAATAACCCTCGAAGATCTCCTCGAGGAGATCGTAGGGGAGATCCAAGATGAATACGATCACGAACTTCCAGCTATAGAAGAGGTCGAGGAGGGGGTCTATCAGGTTCAGGGAAACATGGACCTGGAGGACCTGAGCGATTTTCTTGGGTATCCATTCGAATCGGAGGACGTTGAATCGGTCGGTGGATTGATAACCGATCTATCCGGGGATTTCCCCAGCACCGGTAGCTCCGTGACCTACGGTCCTTGGGAGTTTACAGTGTTAAGCTTGGCGGATCACAGAGTGATGGAGGTAGAGTTGAGAAAAATTGATTCAGAGGAGTGTGTCGAGGATGACGATTGACAAATTCGACGAGGGCTATAGATCTGGAGTCGTAGCCGTGGTCGGGAGACCTAACGTCGGCAAATCCTCCTTGGTTAACGCTCTTTTACGTTGTAAGGCCACGATAGTATCCCCTAAACCTCAGACCACTAGGAACAGAATAAGGTGTATCGCAGACGTGGAAGGCGGCCAGATCGTCTTTACAGATACCCCGGGAATTCATAAGCCGCAGCATCGTCTCGGAGAGGCCATAGTCGACTCAGCTTTGGAAGCCCTCGACGATGCTGACCTTATCCTTTACGTTGTATCGGCTCAGGACGAGGGAATTACCGGCCAGGACAGGCATATAATCGAGCGTCTCAAAAACTCGAACACGCCTGTTATCATGGTCATAAACAAGGTGGACCTCCTGGGTTCCAAGAAGGCTAAAATTCTTCCTTTGATAGATATTTACCGTAAAAAGCTGAATCCCATGGATGTCCTGCCCGTCTCCGCTAGAGAGGACATCAATCTGGAGATGCTCATGGATTTCATACTTGAGCATATTCCTGAGGGACCTCCTATGTATATGGAGGATATGCTGATAGACCGTTCCTCTCGTTTTCTGGCTGCTGAGATAATAAGGGAACAGGTGCTTTTGAGAACCGACCAGGAGGTGCCGCACAGCGTGGCGGTGGAGATCCTGGAGTATAAATCGCCCGAAGAATATCCTGAACGGAGAGATACCTATATAAGAGGCGTTATCTTCGTGGAACGTCGAGGTCAGAAGCTCATATTGCTGGGCTCTGGCGGCGAGAAGATGAAAGAGATAGGAACTGCGGCGCGGGAGGCCCTGGAAAGCTTCCTAGGAGGAAAAGTCTTTTTGGACCTATGGATAAAGGTCAGGAAGGATTGGCGAAACTCCGAGTCGGAGCTTCGCCGTCTCGGATACAGAGAGTGATCGAAAAACCTCAGGGACTTCGTCGTCGAACCGGGGTCGTCCTCAGACGGGAGATCAGCCCTGAAGGGGATATCCGTCTTATGTGTCTCTTTCGAGGGGATGGCGTCCATTGGCTTTCCTTGCCGGGAGGGGGCCGCGGTAAGGTGAGATTGGGCGGCAGTACCGAACCTCTGACTTGGGGAGTCTTCTCATTTTACAAAGGCAGGAATCGCTCCTTTTTGAAGGAGATAGAGGTAAAGAAGGATTTTTGGGGTCTTCGAAATATGCAGGAATCCCTTAAGTTCGCTTTGGGATGGTGTCGGTTGTTATCCGAGGTGTTACCCTATCAGCATCCTGTCGACGAGGTAATCCCCGTCTTTTTCTGGGCCTTGGAACTTCTCGAGGATAGGAGAGACCCTTGGGGAATGGATCTGCGATTTTTATGGCGGGTCCTTAAGGTCTGGGGAGTGGCTCCTTCTCTGTCCTCCTGCGGAAGCTGCGGAAAAAGGCTTTCTGAGGGAACCTGGAAAGACGGGGTGTTTTTGTGTCCTGTTTGTTCGACTGGCGGGCAAGGTCGGATTTTTCTTGAGGTAGCCGCTTTTTGGGCTGGAACGGACAAAAAAAACTTACCGCAGGAAACGTTATCCGAGGATAACCGTAAGAATTTATATGCCGTCAGGAGTATAATTTCGAGTAACCTAAAGGCTTTTAGATAAAAAACTTTCGGCAAGGATGTGGTCTATTTGAATTTTCAGGAGATAATCTTTCGTCTGGAGCGTTTTTGGGCGGAGCGGGGATGTGTCGTACAACAGCCTTACGATGTCGAGGTAGGAGCCGGTACCATGAACCCGGCGACCTCCCTGAGGGTAATCGGACCTGAGCCCTGGAAGGTCGGCTACGTAGAGCCTTCCAGACGTCCTACCGATGGTAGATATGGAGAAAATCCCAACAGGCTTCAACATTATTATCAGTATCAGGTGATACTGAAGCCCGCTCCTGACGATGTTCAGGAACTTTATCTGGATAGCCTCGCCGCCTTAGGAATAGACCCATCGGAGCACGATATTCGATTTGTGGAGGACGATTGGGAATCCCCTACCGTAGGAGCATGGGGGTTAGGCTGGGAGGTCTGGCTGGACGGTATGGAGATAACACAGTTTACCTATTTTCAGCAGGTCGGCGGTGTGGACATGACATTGGTCCCGGCGGAGTTGACCTACGGAATAGAGAGAATCGCCATGTTCGTTCAGAAGGTCGACAGCGTCTATGATCTTAATTGGAACGATGAGTTGACCTACGGAGATGTCCATCATAAAGGCGAGGTAGAACACTCCACCTACAATTTCGAGATTGCCGACACAGACATGTTGTTTAAGCTTTTCGATATGTACGAGAGAGAATCCCACAATATAGTCGAAAAAGGGCTGGTTCTGCCAGCGTGGGATTATACATTGAAATGCTCTCATACGTTCAATATGTTGGATGCACGAAACGCCATAAGCGTAACTCAGAGGACCGGGTATATATCCAGAATCCGTGCTCTGGCCATAAAATGTTGCGAGAGCTACAGCGCTCAGCGCAAAGCCATGGATTATCCGCTAAAGGGAAAGTTAGTTTAGGAGGGGTGTCGCAATGGAGACGAACAACCTGATTTTAGAGATAGGTACGGAGGAAATCCCCTCCCGTTTCATGCCTCGTGCTCTGAGAGAACTGGCTGATATAGCCTCGGCCGAGTTCTCCGAAGCCCGTATAAGCTGTGGAAATATAGAGACCTATGGAACTCCCAGAAGGCTGGTACTCTCGATAAAAAAGCTCAATTCCCGTCAGGACGATCTCTCGGAAGAGTTTAAAGGTCCCGCCTGGAAAAGCGCCTTCGACGGGAACGGGACGCCCACCAGGGCCGCCGTCGGATTCGCTAAGAGCAAGAATATAGAGGTGGAGGACCTTGAAAAAAGGGACGTCAACGGGGTTCCCTACGTATTTGCCGTGGTAAACCAAAAGGGTGGTCAGACCCTGGGTCTCCTGCCCGATATGCTCTGTAGGATCGTCAACAGACTTGTTTTTCCTAAGAACATGTATTGGAAGAAGACCTCCGTTCGTTTTGCCAGACCTATAAGGTGGATCCTCTGTCTCCTCGACGATAGAGTCGTTCCCTTCGAGCTAAACGGGATAAACTCCGGGCAGATCTCGAGAGGGCACAGGTTCATGGGCGCTCCCTCCGTTTCGGTGTCCAAGGAGTCGTCCTACATGGAAAAACTTTACGATAACTATGTCATAGTGGATCAAAAAAAGAGAAAAGAGAAGATGCTTTCCGCTATAGCGATTCTGGAAAAAGAGATGGACGGGACTATAGATAGGGATCCGGATCTGATAGAGGAAAACCTGTTTCTCGTAGAATACCCGGTCCCTTTTTACGGCAAGTTTGACAAAAAATACCTGGAGTTGCCGGAAGAAGTCCTTATCACCACTATGAAGCACCATCAGAAGTATTTCCCAGTTCGGGATCATTCGGGAAAACTGATGCCTTATTTCGTAGGTGTAAGCAATAACAGAGCCGTTAACATGAACGTCATAGTAGAGGGGAATCAGAGGGTTCTTCGAGCCAGGCTGGAAGACGCCTCGTTTTTCTGGAACGAGGACAGCCGAGTGCCTCTCGCGTCTAAACTGGACCAGCTTAAGACCGTTGTATATCAGGAAAAGCTTGGATCGGTTTACGATAAGGTAATGGTAACCGTTGATCTGGTCCGCAGTTTAACCTCCATGCTTGGATTGGAGGAACATATAAAGCTGATAGAGAGAGCGGCCATGCTTTCCAAGTCCGATCTTGTCACCAACATGGTATACGAGTTTCCGGAACTTCAGGGAATCATGGGAAGGGAGTACGCTCTAAAAGATGGCGAGGATCCCAGGGTTGCCATGGCTATATATGAGCAGTATCTTCCCAAGAGCGCGGGAGACGAAACACCGAGCGATGTAATAGGAGCGGTGTTGGGGTTGAGCGAAAGAGTCTTCAACATGGTCGGTGCTTTCAAAATGGGATTTAGGCCATCGGGATCTCAGGATCCCTATGGACTAAGACGGGCCGTCCGTTGCGTAAACGAGATAATCTGGAGTTTACCCCTCGACGTAAATCTGGACGAGTTCTTAAAAGAGGCGGCCCGCGCCCTCCAGTTGGAGGAAGAGCCCATGGAAGAACTTATCTCGTTCATAAGACAGAGACTTCTTATCCAGCTTAAGGAAAAGGACTTCTCTCACGATCTCGCGGAGCTGGCTGTATCGGTCACGGGAGGACGGCCCCTACAGGCATTGAGGTTCCTCGAATCGTTGAAGTCCGTTCAGGAAGAACAGTGGTTTATCAATCTGGTCACAGCTGCTGTGAGGGTACAGAACATCCTGGCCAAGAACGGAGAGGAGAGAGGAAGTTCCGTAGAGGTCGCAAAACTCCTCATGCCTGCCGAAAAGGATCTCGCCGAAGCGGTCGAAAGCTGTTCCCGGACTGTCTGTAAGGCGGTAGAGGAGGATAACTGGGATCTCCTGATGGAATCCCTCTCGAGGCTTTCCCCCTCAATAACATCGTTTTTCGACGACGTTATGGTTATGGACGAAGATTCGACGGTCAGAGCTAACAGACTGGCGCTCCTCGGAGAATGTGAGGATCTTTTCCGAGAGGTAGGCAATCTGTCTCGGCTGAAGAGGTAGTGTCTTATGGAACAAGGAGAGTTTTAAATGTCTCCAACTATAGCCCTGGTTTCCGATTCGACCGGAG
Coding sequences within it:
- the era gene encoding GTPase Era — its product is MTIDKFDEGYRSGVVAVVGRPNVGKSSLVNALLRCKATIVSPKPQTTRNRIRCIADVEGGQIVFTDTPGIHKPQHRLGEAIVDSALEALDDADLILYVVSAQDEGITGQDRHIIERLKNSNTPVIMVINKVDLLGSKKAKILPLIDIYRKKLNPMDVLPVSAREDINLEMLMDFILEHIPEGPPMYMEDMLIDRSSRFLAAEIIREQVLLRTDQEVPHSVAVEILEYKSPEEYPERRDTYIRGVIFVERRGQKLILLGSGGEKMKEIGTAAREALESFLGGKVFLDLWIKVRKDWRNSESELRRLGYRE
- the recO gene encoding DNA repair protein RecO, which translates into the protein MQESLKFALGWCRLLSEVLPYQHPVDEVIPVFFWALELLEDRRDPWGMDLRFLWRVLKVWGVAPSLSSCGSCGKRLSEGTWKDGVFLCPVCSTGGQGRIFLEVAAFWAGTDKKNLPQETLSEDNRKNLYAVRSIISSNLKAFR
- a CDS encoding glycine--tRNA ligase subunit alpha; translation: MNFQEIIFRLERFWAERGCVVQQPYDVEVGAGTMNPATSLRVIGPEPWKVGYVEPSRRPTDGRYGENPNRLQHYYQYQVILKPAPDDVQELYLDSLAALGIDPSEHDIRFVEDDWESPTVGAWGLGWEVWLDGMEITQFTYFQQVGGVDMTLVPAELTYGIERIAMFVQKVDSVYDLNWNDELTYGDVHHKGEVEHSTYNFEIADTDMLFKLFDMYERESHNIVEKGLVLPAWDYTLKCSHTFNMLDARNAISVTQRTGYISRIRALAIKCCESYSAQRKAMDYPLKGKLV
- the glyS gene encoding glycine--tRNA ligase subunit beta, whose product is METNNLILEIGTEEIPSRFMPRALRELADIASAEFSEARISCGNIETYGTPRRLVLSIKKLNSRQDDLSEEFKGPAWKSAFDGNGTPTRAAVGFAKSKNIEVEDLEKRDVNGVPYVFAVVNQKGGQTLGLLPDMLCRIVNRLVFPKNMYWKKTSVRFARPIRWILCLLDDRVVPFELNGINSGQISRGHRFMGAPSVSVSKESSYMEKLYDNYVIVDQKKRKEKMLSAIAILEKEMDGTIDRDPDLIEENLFLVEYPVPFYGKFDKKYLELPEEVLITTMKHHQKYFPVRDHSGKLMPYFVGVSNNRAVNMNVIVEGNQRVLRARLEDASFFWNEDSRVPLASKLDQLKTVVYQEKLGSVYDKVMVTVDLVRSLTSMLGLEEHIKLIERAAMLSKSDLVTNMVYEFPELQGIMGREYALKDGEDPRVAMAIYEQYLPKSAGDETPSDVIGAVLGLSERVFNMVGAFKMGFRPSGSQDPYGLRRAVRCVNEIIWSLPLDVNLDEFLKEAARALQLEEEPMEELISFIRQRLLIQLKEKDFSHDLAELAVSVTGGRPLQALRFLESLKSVQEEQWFINLVTAAVRVQNILAKNGEERGSSVEVAKLLMPAEKDLAEAVESCSRTVCKAVEEDNWDLLMESLSRLSPSITSFFDDVMVMDEDSTVRANRLALLGECEDLFREVGNLSRLKR